The following DNA comes from Candidatus Bathyarchaeota archaeon.
CTTCAGCTCGTATAGGCTGGTTCTCTTCTCTATAGCCCCGTAGGCTCTAGACTCCATAGCCTCGGCGAGCTCTAGGCTTCTCTGGAAGCTCCTTATGAACAGAGGTACGAGTATCGGAAGAGTCTTGCGGATCCTCTCGATGAACCCTCCTCTCTCGAGCTCAAGCCCCCTAGACTTCTGTGCATCCATTATAGACTGCGCCTCCAACGCGATGTCTGGGACAAACCTCATGGCTGCCGTGAAGGCGAAGCATATGTCATACGGTATCCTCAGCTTCTCTAGAGCTAAGCTTAGGTCTTCAGGTGTAGTTGTCAGGAAGAACAGCGAAAAGACTCCCACGAGGAGGATGAACCTGAGCGTCATCGCGGTCGCCGTTAGGACCCCCTCTAAGGTGAAACCACCCATGTACAGGTAGCTCGTCAGAAGGTTTACGGCGAATATGAAGGCTGCTAGGAACGTCGAGCCCCGTAGGGAGTTCAGCCAAAACCTCATGACTTTGGCTATATACACGAGCGGTATCTGTATAACCAGAAGGATGGCTAAGATAAGTGGGTCTGAGTACACGATGGATAGAACGCTTACGACGGCTACGTAGACGGCCTTAGACCTCGGATCTAACTCGTGAACCGGGCTCGGTACTCTCCTAAACCTTAAACCCTCGAAAACCCGCATCAACTTCTCCACCCTCCTCTGTGTTTAAGCAAAGGCTTAACGACCTCCAGCATATCGTTCTCGTCTAAGATTGTTCTAGGGATCTTCGGGTTTCCGAGTTTGTATGCGAGTTCGGTCATCTGAGGTAGGAGTAGCGATGCGTCGTCCATAAGCTTGGAATCCGATAGGATCTCCTCGGCTTTTCCGTCGGCTATAATTCTTCCCCTACTCATTAAAACTACTCTCGGCCTTAGGTCTACGACGAACTCTAGGTCGTGGGTTACGATCACCACGGTTCTACCGGTTTCGAGATAGGAGTCTATAACCTTCTTTATCTCAACCTTCTGTATGTAATCCTGTCCTATCGTCGGCTCGTCTAGAACCAGGTATTCTGGCTCGAAGACCACGATCGAAGCTATGGCAAGCCTCTTCTTCTCACCACCGCTCAAACTGAAAGGCGAGCTCTTCCTATACCCTAGAAGCCCCATCCTCTTCAAGACCTCTTCAACTCTACGCTCGACCTCGTCCTCTGGGAACCCGAAGTTTTTCAGGGCGAACGCGACCTCTTCCTCCACTGTTTCGCTGAAGAACTGGTGGTCCGGGTTTTGGAATACCAGTCCTACCTTCCTAGAGAGCTGGGCTACAGAGGCGTCTTTGGTCTTAACTCCGTCTACTACGACAGTTCCTCTGGTAGGCTTCAGAAGACCGTTGAAGTGTTTCACGAGCGTCGTCTTACCCGCTCCGTTCTCACCCATTATCGCTACACACTCGCCTTTATGTATAGTAAGATTCACGCCTCTAAGAGCAGTAAAACCGTTCGGATAAGTATAGTAGACGTCTTTAACCTCTATCAAGCCATGATCCTCCTG
Coding sequences within:
- a CDS encoding ATP-binding cassette domain-containing protein, whose protein sequence is MIEVKDVYYTYPNGFTALRGVNLTIHKGECVAIMGENGAGKTTLVKHFNGLLKPTRGTVVVDGVKTKDASVAQLSRKVGLVFQNPDHQFFSETVEEEVAFALKNFGFPEDEVERRVEEVLKRMGLLGYRKSSPFSLSGGEKKRLAIASIVVFEPEYLVLDEPTIGQDYIQKVEIKKVIDSYLETGRTVVIVTHDLEFVVDLRPRVVLMSRGRIIADGKAEEILSDSKLMDDASLLLPQMTELAYKLGNPKIPRTILDENDMLEVVKPLLKHRGGWRS
- a CDS encoding energy-coupling factor transporter transmembrane protein EcfT, which produces MEKLMRVFEGLRFRRVPSPVHELDPRSKAVYVAVVSVLSIVYSDPLILAILLVIQIPLVYIAKVMRFWLNSLRGSTFLAAFIFAVNLLTSYLYMGGFTLEGVLTATAMTLRFILLVGVFSLFFLTTTPEDLSLALEKLRIPYDICFAFTAAMRFVPDIALEAQSIMDAQKSRGLELERGGFIERIRKTLPILVPLFIRSFQRSLELAEAMESRAYGAIEKRTSLYELK